From a single Oceanobacillus kimchii X50 genomic region:
- the tsaE gene encoding tRNA (adenosine(37)-N6)-threonylcarbamoyltransferase complex ATPase subunit type 1 TsaE, producing MKIQLRSPEETKTLGQRIAKLLHPGDVITLEGQLGAGKTTFTKGIASGLEVKRHITSPTFTIVKEYRGKMPLYHMDVYRLEDSLEDIGFDEYFHGNGVSVVEWAGFIEPFLPENRLDISIQYTDNEDIREIDLYPRGSHFEQVVSELHG from the coding sequence ATGAAAATACAGCTTCGTTCTCCCGAAGAGACTAAAACTCTCGGCCAGAGAATAGCAAAGTTGTTGCATCCTGGTGATGTTATTACGTTAGAAGGTCAGCTAGGTGCTGGTAAAACAACGTTTACGAAAGGAATTGCTTCTGGACTAGAAGTGAAGCGTCATATTACGAGTCCTACGTTTACAATCGTGAAAGAATATCGTGGGAAAATGCCTTTATATCATATGGATGTCTATCGTTTGGAGGATTCACTTGAAGATATTGGCTTTGATGAATATTTTCATGGGAATGGAGTCTCTGTAGTTGAGTGGGCAGGGTTTATTGAGCCATTCTTACCCGAGAATCGTTTAGATATATCTATTCAGTACACGGATAATGAAGATATTCGTGAAATTGATTTGTATCCTCGAGGATCTCATTTTGAACAAGTAGTAAGCGAATTACACGGTTAG
- the thiL gene encoding thiamine-phosphate kinase: MDEFSFINSIKPKFYQQSSLLKGIGDDAAVFRSSMDIVTAVDTFVEDVHFSRSTMEPYHIGYRALGANISDLAAMGASPSFYLVSIVIPKNWIQEELSQIYLGMDDLASKYHMDIIGGDTVSGKQLTISITVIGYTNTNKARCRQHAKEGDIVFVTGTLGDSQAGFHILTNENNRYIDQDFYIGRHRKPEPRVAFAQALESLERVSLNDVSDGIANEASEIAEASNVSIVLSENDIPVSRSFNQFTYEQQYQWKLSGGEDFELLGTVAKYDWDVVKKAAEQTNTQLTIIGNVIEENKHPVYIEDNDVRKVLKKSGYTHLK, encoded by the coding sequence ATGGATGAGTTTTCTTTTATAAATTCGATTAAGCCGAAGTTTTATCAACAGTCTTCTCTGTTAAAAGGAATTGGAGATGACGCCGCGGTTTTTCGAAGTTCGATGGATATTGTTACTGCAGTAGATACCTTTGTAGAGGATGTACATTTTTCTCGTTCTACAATGGAACCATATCATATAGGTTATCGTGCATTAGGAGCCAATATAAGTGACTTAGCAGCAATGGGAGCTTCACCTAGTTTCTATTTAGTTTCTATCGTTATACCAAAGAATTGGATTCAAGAGGAACTGTCCCAGATATATTTAGGTATGGATGATTTAGCGTCGAAATATCATATGGATATTATTGGTGGAGACACCGTTTCAGGTAAACAATTAACAATCTCTATTACAGTAATTGGATATACCAACACAAATAAAGCTCGATGTCGTCAGCATGCTAAAGAAGGAGACATTGTTTTTGTTACGGGCACGTTAGGGGACTCTCAGGCAGGGTTTCATATCCTGACCAATGAAAACAACAGATATATTGATCAAGATTTTTATATAGGTCGACATCGAAAACCAGAACCGAGAGTGGCTTTTGCGCAAGCTCTAGAAAGTCTGGAAAGAGTATCTTTAAATGATGTTAGTGATGGGATTGCTAATGAGGCAAGTGAAATTGCAGAAGCCTCTAATGTGTCTATAGTTCTAAGTGAAAATGACATACCAGTTTCACGTTCTTTTAATCAATTTACGTATGAGCAACAGTATCAGTGGAAATTATCTGGTGGCGAAGATTTTGAACTTCTCGGCACAGTCGCTAAGTACGATTGGGATGTAGTAAAAAAAGCTGCTGAGCAGACAAACACCCAATTAACGATAATTGGTAATGTTATAGAAGAAAACAAGCATCCTGTTTATATAGAAGATAATGATGTGCGTAAAGTGCTTAAAAAAAGCGGATATACGCATTTGAAGTAG
- the rimI gene encoding ribosomal protein S18-alanine N-acetyltransferase, whose translation MNNITIRPMELTDIPEVLHVENACFQTPWTTDIFYQELIENAHAYYYVVEIEHTIVGYIGSWIVLDDAQITNFAILPSYRRNKLGEKLFRYVMQLAISKGVERLSLEVRASNIAAQSLYRKFGLVPGGIRKRYYTDNHEDAIVMWVNVK comes from the coding sequence ATGAATAATATTACGATACGTCCAATGGAACTTACTGATATTCCTGAAGTTTTACATGTAGAAAATGCATGTTTTCAAACACCTTGGACAACGGATATTTTTTATCAAGAATTAATAGAAAATGCTCATGCGTATTATTATGTCGTTGAAATAGAGCATACAATAGTTGGTTATATTGGTTCGTGGATTGTTTTAGATGATGCGCAAATAACAAATTTTGCTATTTTACCAAGTTATCGTAGAAATAAACTAGGTGAAAAGTTATTTCGTTATGTGATGCAGCTTGCCATATCAAAAGGAGTAGAACGTCTTTCACTAGAAGTGCGTGCATCAAACATAGCAGCACAGTCCTTATATAGAAAATTTGGTTTAGTTCCTGGTGGTATTCGTAAAAGGTATTACACGGATAATCATGAGGATGCCATAGTGATGTGGGTGAATGTAAAATGA
- the thiM gene encoding hydroxyethylthiazole kinase: protein MDTITKIKEDKPFIFNITNEVAINFAANGLIAIGASPAMSHTPREAKNYGEIADAVVLNLGTLTEERGEAMLKAGIAANENGVPVILDPIAVGGTDFRTEIIDDILTTVKLAVIRANAGEIAVLASKLEKAKGPDSIIQENDPEIAKTVAKKYDTVVISTGKVDVVTDGERTALCKNGHAMLQNITASGCLLSSFVGPFVSVVDDFYKAGIYAVTSYGIAAELAMAKAAGPGTFIPALLDELYFLSDEKVEKYKQVQEL, encoded by the coding sequence ATGGATACTATTACAAAAATTAAAGAAGATAAGCCGTTTATTTTTAATATTACCAATGAAGTTGCGATTAATTTTGCTGCTAATGGTTTAATCGCAATCGGAGCGTCACCTGCGATGTCCCATACTCCAAGAGAGGCAAAAAACTATGGAGAAATTGCCGACGCAGTAGTGCTGAATCTTGGGACATTAACGGAAGAACGTGGAGAAGCAATGTTAAAGGCTGGAATAGCAGCAAACGAAAATGGGGTTCCAGTTATTCTTGATCCCATTGCAGTTGGAGGCACAGATTTTCGGACGGAAATCATTGATGACATACTTACAACGGTAAAGCTAGCCGTAATACGTGCTAATGCAGGGGAAATAGCTGTGTTGGCTAGTAAGCTAGAAAAAGCAAAAGGGCCAGATTCCATTATTCAAGAAAACGATCCAGAAATAGCAAAAACAGTCGCTAAAAAATATGATACGGTTGTCATTTCAACTGGAAAAGTTGACGTTGTGACCGATGGTGAGCGAACTGCGTTATGTAAAAACGGGCATGCAATGCTACAAAACATTACGGCTAGTGGATGTTTACTTTCATCTTTTGTTGGACCTTTTGTGAGCGTAGTTGATGATTTTTATAAAGCAGGTATATATGCTGTAACAAGTTATGGCATTGCAGCTGAATTAGCAATGGCAAAAGCAGCGGGGCCTGGAACATTTATTCCAGCCTTACTCGACGAGTTGTATTTTCTATCGGATGAAAAAGTAGAAAAATACAAACAAGTTCAAGAACTATAA
- the tsaB gene encoding tRNA (adenosine(37)-N6)-threonylcarbamoyltransferase complex dimerization subunit type 1 TsaB, producing MNILAIDTSNQVLGVALLKNGEIIAELTTNLTKNHSVRLMPAVESLMHQVSIQPEDLDRIIVAKGPGSYTGVRIGLSTAKTMAWALQIPVVGVSSLEVLAYQGKFFNGIICPFFDARRGLVFTGGYQFNDNKIEKVIEEENLLMTSMLDKLKKQGEKVVFLSPDIHEFKELIKEELGELAIIPESVYHLPKASHLGLAGMNIESESIHELVPNYLRLAEAEANWQKSQKEHQANE from the coding sequence ATGAATATACTTGCAATCGATACTTCCAATCAAGTATTAGGTGTGGCATTATTAAAGAATGGAGAGATAATCGCAGAACTTACAACTAATCTCACGAAGAATCATTCCGTTCGTTTAATGCCTGCTGTTGAAAGTCTTATGCATCAAGTATCTATACAACCAGAAGATCTTGATCGAATTATAGTAGCAAAAGGTCCCGGGTCATACACTGGAGTAAGAATAGGCCTATCTACTGCAAAGACGATGGCTTGGGCATTACAAATACCAGTAGTAGGTGTCTCCAGTTTAGAGGTACTCGCATATCAAGGAAAGTTCTTTAACGGAATTATATGTCCTTTCTTTGATGCGAGAAGAGGATTAGTGTTTACTGGTGGATATCAATTTAATGATAATAAAATTGAAAAAGTAATCGAAGAAGAAAATTTACTTATGACTTCCATGCTTGATAAATTAAAAAAGCAGGGCGAAAAGGTAGTATTCTTGAGTCCAGATATTCATGAATTTAAAGAATTAATTAAAGAGGAATTAGGGGAATTAGCAATTATCCCTGAATCTGTCTATCATCTTCCAAAAGCTTCGCATTTAGGTCTTGCAGGGATGAATATAGAATCGGAATCCATTCATGAGCTCGTCCCTAATTATTTACGTTTAGCGGAAGCAGAAGCAAATTGGCAAAAAAGTCAGAAGGAACATCAAGCGAATGAATAA